One Edaphobacter lichenicola DNA window includes the following coding sequences:
- a CDS encoding LysR family transcriptional regulator, with the protein MDFSSRQLKAFHLVARHRSFARAAEELLITPSGLSVLIRELERQLGFRLFDRTTRQVTLTAFGGELIAVTEPSLGALDAAMSRIEQVAKGRERWISVGTTPWLAANVLPLAIKQFRKGRPDLHIRLFDGWLDEIQQRVQAGKLDMGVGIFKNSSGMRRSPLFRFALMAVFPDQGAAINSAPTRWSSLSEQRLISLTKDYPHQLIIDKQLAKVGIVCRREQTVKLLETQIALVEAKEGIAVIPSFGMLACRNRKVTMSALIDPVVSLDFYQISNRGSRLSEDAKEFSRFLKTYLANWAGSSSVR; encoded by the coding sequence ATGGATTTTTCATCCAGGCAGCTAAAAGCTTTTCATCTGGTCGCACGGCATCGGAGCTTTGCGCGTGCCGCTGAAGAACTCCTCATCACTCCGTCGGGATTGAGTGTGTTGATCCGCGAGCTGGAGCGACAACTCGGATTCCGTCTGTTCGACCGCACGACCAGACAGGTCACCTTGACAGCTTTCGGAGGTGAACTGATTGCGGTAACGGAACCGAGTCTGGGAGCGTTGGATGCGGCCATGTCTCGTATCGAGCAAGTGGCCAAAGGCCGGGAACGCTGGATCTCAGTCGGAACAACTCCCTGGCTTGCGGCGAATGTACTACCGCTGGCAATCAAGCAATTTCGCAAGGGGCGTCCAGATCTGCATATTCGCTTATTCGACGGCTGGCTGGACGAGATCCAGCAGCGGGTGCAAGCCGGAAAGCTTGATATGGGAGTTGGGATCTTCAAGAACTCCTCGGGAATGAGGAGGAGTCCACTTTTTCGCTTTGCACTGATGGCAGTCTTCCCGGATCAGGGGGCTGCGATCAACAGCGCACCGACGCGATGGTCCTCTCTCAGCGAGCAGAGATTAATCTCACTGACCAAGGACTATCCCCATCAGTTGATTATCGACAAGCAGCTGGCTAAGGTTGGCATCGTTTGCAGACGCGAACAGACCGTGAAGCTACTGGAGACGCAGATTGCACTGGTGGAGGCCAAGGAAGGTATCGCCGTCATTCCTTCGTTTGGCATGCTCGCCTGCCGTAACCGCAAGGTCACCATGAGCGCGCTGATTGACCCGGTGGTGAGCCTTGACTTTTATCAGATTAGCAACCGCGGCAGCCGTTTGTCAGAGGACGCTAAAGAGTTCAGCCGGTTCTTGAAGACGTATCTTGCCAACTGGGCAGGCAGTTCGAGCGTTCGATAG
- a CDS encoding alpha/beta hydrolase, whose translation MKFQRSLWRLLPAVALMFTGVIARSQTASAPAVKNVVLVHGGFVDGSGWEGVYNILKKKGYTVTVVQNPTISLVDDVAVTKRSIAALNGPVILVGHSYGGAVISQAGSDPKVAGLVYIAAFAPDNGESVSSLIKNPPPGAPVPPILPPQDGFLLLDREKFPASFAGDVKPEMAEFMANSQVPWGMDALNGVVTEAAWKTKPSWYLVTTDDRMIPPDAQRAMSKRAGSKVVEVKGSHSVYVSRPDAVASLIEQAAAGSSTSKQ comes from the coding sequence ATGAAGTTTCAACGAAGTCTGTGGCGGCTGTTGCCCGCTGTCGCCCTTATGTTCACGGGTGTAATCGCCCGTTCTCAAACGGCTAGTGCACCTGCCGTAAAGAACGTTGTGCTCGTCCATGGTGGATTCGTAGACGGCTCTGGATGGGAAGGTGTCTACAACATCCTCAAGAAGAAGGGATATACCGTCACGGTCGTTCAGAATCCCACAATATCTCTTGTGGATGATGTAGCGGTAACGAAGAGATCTATCGCCGCATTGAATGGTCCCGTAATTCTCGTTGGCCATTCGTACGGTGGGGCGGTCATCAGCCAGGCGGGATCGGACCCTAAGGTCGCTGGGCTTGTTTACATCGCCGCATTCGCCCCAGACAATGGCGAATCTGTCAGCTCTCTGATCAAGAACCCTCCTCCCGGTGCACCGGTCCCCCCGATTCTGCCGCCACAGGACGGCTTCCTGCTTCTCGACCGGGAAAAGTTTCCAGCATCGTTTGCCGGTGACGTAAAGCCTGAGATGGCAGAGTTCATGGCGAACTCGCAGGTCCCATGGGGAATGGACGCGTTGAATGGCGTCGTCACCGAGGCCGCTTGGAAGACGAAGCCGAGTTGGTATCTCGTTACCACTGACGATCGGATGATCCCGCCTGACGCTCAGCGAGCCATGTCGAAACGAGCCGGCTCAAAGGTTGTTGAGGTCAAGGGAAGCCACTCCGTCTACGTCTCACGGCCCGACGCGGTTGCTTCACTCATTGAGCAAGCGGCGGCTGGTAGTTCTACCTCGAAGCAATGA
- a CDS encoding YXWGXW repeat-containing protein, translating into MKQSLAFGIFLAAIITAPAHSQISVYIGTPPPPIRYEPPPPPPPAPDVVWMEGFWAPQGNHYRWIRGHYDHPPYPGAYWTHPHYDRYPQGWQIHEGHWDREDHDHGRGEGHAYGHDKDHGDHDDRSNHGHDRDHN; encoded by the coding sequence ATGAAACAAAGTTTGGCCTTCGGAATCTTCCTCGCGGCAATCATTACAGCACCGGCACACTCGCAGATATCGGTCTACATCGGAACACCGCCCCCGCCGATCCGCTACGAACCCCCTCCGCCGCCACCCCCCGCACCCGACGTCGTCTGGATGGAGGGCTTCTGGGCTCCCCAGGGAAACCACTACCGCTGGATCCGCGGTCACTATGACCACCCGCCTTATCCCGGAGCCTACTGGACCCACCCGCATTACGATCGCTATCCCCAGGGCTGGCAGATTCACGAGGGCCATTGGGACCGCGAGGACCACGACCATGGCCGCGGAGAAGGCCACGCCTATGGACACGATAAAGACCACGGAGACCACGATGACCGCAGCAATCACGGTCACGATCGGGACCACAACTAA